AATATGTATATACAGcagaaactctataaattaatatttgataaattaataaatacgataatttaataattttttccaatCCTAAATtgaattgattcaaaatataacacaaattcataattataataacattttttaggaaatcatatataaatatatggtcTCTTTACAATTATAgactaataatttataaattaacatattttatgtAAGTACGACCAActattttattgtttgtttttatattcacaacaaaattaatttatatttttttaacaaatatattttgatgaaatttagtaaaaacataTCTAAATCCATAATTAAATTCTATGAAACACAATTAATATATAccaaataatatcataaaattatatatgtcaaatttcaaaaacaaaaattaatatattcatacaaaaaatcaaaatatttttcttattttagataaaaatacaTCTTGAAATAGATAAatctaaaaagattttttttaaaaattaataattctataaattaataaaatatcataatcttaatattattaatttatataatttttactgtACTATattgtattaatatttttaagaatattctatataatttatttgaaacttaaattctatataatttGCAATTTGCAAATACATTttcttttgtgtattttttggttttgatcgAAATGATGAAGATTGTTTCATTAAATGAAATCTGTAGATTCTCGTAATATATGGAAGATATCATAATTTTGtgctgaaaatatttttttgatgataTGAATATAGGTTTCGATTATATTCGATCTCCGACCATATTTGTCATTTTTGCCAAGGCAAAAGATTCTGTCCTCGCATATGCCAGGGACTCATACTTATTTAAAAGCCATTCTttgtatttttccttttctgcCTCATATTACATACAACACCTATGTAATGGGGTGCCATATCGAAAGATTTTGTTCCTGGGTTTCTTTGTCTACACCATCACCAAGTCGCGGTGAGAACACTCAAAAATGTACTTGTGCCTTGGGGACATTCAAATTTTTACATAAACAGATTCTTACATTTTAGGATATTTTAGACAGTTTGTCTCATGCTGCAATGCTTGGACGAAGAGATTGTTAGtgtaaaaatttcaaattttttgagtatcaaaatatataacattttcataaatacagCCGAccaatataattatattcacATGCCTTCAATTGCATGACTAAATCTTTACACTGGTGGAGTTGTTAATCTCAACCATATGTCTGCAGGAGACTAGTAACACTTCAAAGGAAAAGGTGGTAGACAATGAGTGCTATTTCGAATCTGAAGATGCAGATTTGAAAAACCGGCAAACAATTTTCGTTCTGGGATTTGATTGTTCCTTTCCTAAGGATGAAATAAAGAGAACATTGATTAAACACTTCAGTTCTTGTGGAGAGGTCTCAAGGGTTTATATTCCTTTTCATTGTGATACTGGCTCTCCCATGGGGTTTGTTACTTCTTCCCTCAGTTTCTACCaatctatttaatttatatgcatcctaaattatttaactaatttatcCTAATTTATATgcatcttctttttttcttcagttttgCTTTCATTAATATGGGAAATCGAGACAAGGCTTTAACACTCGATGGAAGTTACTTGGGAGGGATGAGACTTACGGTTACAATGGCTATAAAGAGAAGTGAATACTATGGATATACCAACCGTCGTGGCTGTCAACGTTGTGGTATTGCTTCAACGAAGCGGTTTAGGAAACGCTTCTATGAGGATTGCAGACTACGAATCCCGTTAGGtacatcattttatttatttatttatttttgaatcttTACAAGAAAATAACTCATTGGTGATTATTTTTAACGATTGCATTCAGAGCCTAGCAATACCTAGCAAGATCAAGAAGCTACTGCTTTACCCGACCAGCTACATCATCCTTTGTATTCTAAGATGCCTTGTTTTAGCATTCTGCTACTTATGCGCATTATTTATGTCTAAATTAAATGttgaatctttttcttttgtcaactgtttgaatcttttttttttattttatgaaaacttgttatttctttttatttatttatggcAATCTTTCATCTATTTTTTCAAAAGCAATTTCTTATACTTTTATATCAGTCATGATCAAAATTGATATTAGATTAAACAGGAATTGAATAGTGAGTCGGGCCCCAAAAATTAGTTTAGAAGCCCAAAAAACTTTCCATTAAAAGTAAAGTCCACGAAGACCAGAATGAatgtagtttttgttttttaccttctgtttctcttttaattttattgaatctactatattttttttttgataaccctGGTATCCGAATGCCTCGAGAGGAATCCGACTAGCGCCTAATGACCGTCTCGGAAATCTGGGCATTGCCCGCCAGAGAGCCCGCCGAAAGCATCCAGGAGGGCTGGTGATCACCCCATGTTAAGCCACCAGTGGCCACGCGCAGCAGATCTGGGCTTCTCTGTATTGGGTCCAAAGGTCCCTTAAGATAATCACCACAAATCTGCAAGAAGTAGCCTCGAATCTACTATATTATGTTTATGAATATGCTTACTATTTTTTCCCTAGAAAGTGACCAATATAAAATGACCGcattgaataatatatatattttttttttgaataatatgtTATCTATAGCATTTTTTTCTACTTCTTATTAGGAGTTACAAGgaataattttcaaaacaaagaaaatttgtGACTAGTTActcatttattttcttcttgtaatactttatttatagagtaatTGGTATATATGTACACCTAAaccaacctttttttttattacaacacCTAAACCAACCTCTATTTTTgcaatcccctatatattaattgagaaacatttcgAAAATTAGAACcttaattttgtattaattaaaaaagctCCTATCCTACGTGTCATTCAATTAGAATGTTCAATTGTCCTACGTGGCAAGTTTAGAATGAAATTGAAAAATTTGCTGGTCTATTACATTATTTAACTCGCTACtaggtaaaaaaattaaacgatTATATGATATATCATTGTTGTCTATTTTAAATATGCATTGGTTATCTTCAAAGCTGAGCATGTGCTCCACTGCTCCATCTTCGTCGCCTTGCTGTGCTCCTCCGTGACCAGACGCCGCCGACTCGAGATCTCATCTCCACGACTTCTCCATTTCTCGCTAAGCTGCAAATCGACACGGCTGACTTCAATCCGTGGTCATTCTCGTGCTCAGCTTCTCAACGGCGTCCAGTCTCCATCTCTCACCACGAAGCTTCTCCGCCGCGGCTCCTCTTCTCTCACCACGAAGCCATCTCCACTTCTCGAGCTATTCTCCTCTTCACTCACCACGATCTCAGGCGGCATCAATTGATCACAATCAAGTCTCCAAGCCACCGTGAAGCACTGTTCAAGTCGTCAAGACCCTCCGTCGTCGTCGTTGGGGTCGAGCTTTGCGAAAAGAAAAGCTTCGATAGTCTCCAATGGAGAACTTTAGATTATTTGCAAATCTGGTCCCTAGAATCTTAGTTATTCGCGCATTCGCCCCAAAACTCTTAAAATTGCAGAAATGCCCTTGCGAATTCACCCAAAACTTTCAATTGTGCATTTTAGACCCTGTGATATGCAAATGTGTAtgcaaatgcaatatatacatctaaatgcaacctaaaatgatcataataaactaaaatatgaatctaaaaacctataaaaacatgagatatcattaatatataagggatgctaaaccattgatcattaatttttaacgtaataattttaacagttttagtaatttattgttggttttttaaattcaaaatataacaaaaaatctaaactattaattttatagctaatttgattgtttaatttattttaataatataaaattatacaaaaatgatggaggatatataaattgttatcaaatcttatttattagaatcattaattttcatatatatatatattagtcatatttGGTAATTCCGTAGCTTTTATATAAGGGATAGGaaaaacaatttatagaaattatgtTCAATCGATTTTTAAATTGACTGTGAAAGCGACACGTGGCGAAATTAGTGTGAATGCATTAAAGTCAAtaattctgttttaatatataagggatatcatcttcacttttaaaatatacatcaagTATCTTCATTATAGTTATGATAAACGAATATATgttatcagattttttttgcaTATCGTTGATATGCTATCATATCAGTTTAAATGTATTGTTCCAATGCTATCATATCAGTTTGAGTGAGGTTTGGTTTCGACAATATACAGAAGAACAAGGATAAGCAATATCCTCAACTATATTCAAATGATTGCTAGAATTCAAATTTACTAattagataataataaaaaaaagtttttctaACAAACGTTTGTAAAGAATTATAAGCATCAAGGTGATGATATTTTCCGTAAGGTCTTTTGTCATTTTGGTCGGATCATGTATCTTTTAGGTCCACAATATACATGAGTTACAAGTTTTGTAACATTAGTTTATGGCAACTCACTATTCATTActcttaaatatacaatatatttaataaatatgttttgtCAAAGTGTATGATTTCAGAAACTAATAATTAGTCACAAATCAATCCTTAAATTTAGGATTTGTCTAAATCTTTTTTGGCTTGATATGGAAGTCTACAAGTGATTTAGTAGTATCCGTTTAcggaaataaaatataaagctTAAATATTAGGGCTTTAATGTGACTGTgctaatatgttaattttggCTTAATACTTTTTCAGACAATAAAGAAGCTACATATTGGCTTAATACTTTTTCAGACAATAACGAAGCCAGTTATAATATGTCAGTTATGCCATAATATTTTTCGACGAAAATGGTCCAACTTTAGTATGTTAGTTTTGGCATTATATTTTTCTGTCAATGAGAGATGaaccaaattctttttttttttgtgtgcaacAGAAAATCAATTTGCTAATTAATGTATGAtctaatatttatgttttaaatcaTGGTCCATTACCAAGTATTGCAAAGTTTTTGAATTAATCCTTAGTGATTACGTATAGGACTGAGACTTATTATTCGGATCCGGATCTAACCCGAGATCCGATCCCGATTCGCTCCGAAAATAAGATATTCGGGGTGTCCGGATCTAGATAGTAAAACATCGGATCCGTCAAATCTGAATATCTTGATTTTAGGTTCAGATACTAGGATCCAGATCCGAATTTcttgaaatattaaattattttttattaataattatagttgatatattaatatttatacataaaattactcttatcatataatatttcttttttataatcttatctgtatataattttaatcgcttatatattaaaggaggAACATTTCGAAAATTAGATCCTCA
This Raphanus sativus cultivar WK10039 unplaced genomic scaffold, ASM80110v3 Scaffold1814, whole genome shotgun sequence DNA region includes the following protein-coding sequences:
- the LOC130504835 gene encoding nucleolin 2-like, with the protein product METSNTSKEKVVDNECYFESEDADLKNRQTIFVLGFDCSFPKDEIKRTLIKHFSSCGEVSRVYIPFHCDTGSPMGFAFINMGNRDKALTLDGSYLGGMRLTVTMAIKRSEYYGYTNRRGCQRCGIASTKRFRKRFYEDCRLRIPLEPSNT